Genomic segment of Limnohabitans sp. INBF002:
CGATCTGAGCCAACACCCAGACTTTGAAAACCGCCTGCGTAACTTGTTTCCAGGTGTGGGCAACTTGCAGCCGACCGACCACAAGGTCAAGCTCAGCATGGCGCATGCGTTGGAAGCCGCCACTTTGCATTTACAAATTGAAGCCGGCTGCCCTGTCACCTTCAGCCGCACCACGGCCACCACCGACCACGGTTTGTTTCAAGTCGCGGTGGAGTACACGGAAGAACAAGTGGGCATCATGGCCATCAAGTTGGCACACGAGCTGTGCCTCGCGGCCCTCAACAACACCAGCTTTGATGTGGACGCCGCCATTCACCAATTGCGCGAACTGGATGAAGACATTCGCCTGGGCCCATCGACAGCCTCCATTGTTAACGCTGCGATCGCACGTGGTATTCCCTTCCGTCGCTTGACCGAAGGTAGCTTGGTCCAACTGGGCTGGGGCAGCAAACAACGCCGCATTCAAGCGGCTGAGATTGACTCCACCAGTGCCATTGCCGAATCCATCGCGCAAGACAAAGAACTCACCAAAAAGCTGCTGCACGCAGCGGGTGTGCCCGTGCCTTTGGGCCGCCCAGCCATCAGCCCCGAAGATGCGTGGGCTGCGGCACAAGAAATCGGCTTACCCGTGGTGGTCAAGCCACGCGACGGCAACCAAGGCAAAGGCATTTCTGTCAACGTCACCACCGAAGAAGGCGTCAAAGCCGCTTACCTTGCGGCACGCGCTTGCCGTGAAGAGGTATTGGTTGAACGCTTCTTGCCTGGCAGCGACTACCGCTTGCTGGTCGTAGGCAACAAGCTCGTTGCCGCCGCCAGACGCGAACCGCCGCTGGTGATTGGCAACGGCAAAAACACCGTGCGTGAACTGGTTGACATCGTCAACGCCGATCCACGCCGTGGCGAAGGCCATGCCACCTCGCTGACCAAAATTCGCTTTGACGACATCGCCATTGCGCGCCTGAAAGAACAAGGCTTTGAGGCCAACTCCGTGCCCGCCAAAGGCGCACGCGTGATTCTGCGCAACAACGCCAACCTCTCCACAGGCGGCACTGCCACCGACGTGACAGATGACGTGCACCCCGAAGTTGCCTTGCGTGCCATTGCAGCCGCGCAAATGGTGGGCCTGGACATTTGTGGCGTCGACGTGGTGTGCGAATCTGTGTTGCGTCCCCTCGAAGAACAAAGCGGCGGCGTGGTCGAAGTCAACGCTGCCCCTGGCTTGCGCATGCACTTAAGCCCCTCGTTCGGCAAAGGCCGTGACGTGGGCGAAGCTGTCATGGCCACCATGTTCCCCGATGGTGGCGATGGTCGTATTCCTGTGATTGCTGTCACCGGCACCAACGGCAAAACCACCACCGTGCGTTTGACCTCTCACCTGCTGCGCGCCAATGGCTTGCGCGTGGGCATGACCAACACCGACGGTGTGTACGTGAATGGCCGCCAAACCGACAGCGGCGACTGCAGCGGCCCACGCAGCGGTCGCAACGTGTTGGCACACCCCGATGTGGATGCGGCGGTGCTCGAAACCGCACGCGGCGGCATGTTGCGTGAAGGCTTGGCCTTTGACCGCTGCCAAGTGGCCGTGGTCACCAACATCGGCATGGGTGACCACCTCGGTTTGAACTACATCTCCACCGTCGAAGACCTCGCTGTGTTGAAGCGCGTCATCGTGCAAAACGTGGCAGCGTCAGGCACCGCCGTATTGAATGCGACCGACCCCATCGTCGCCGCCATGGCCAACAACTGCCCCGGCCAAGTGACCTTCTTTGGCCTGGACTCGCACCACCCCGTCATTGCCACACACCGTGCGCAAGGCAAACGCGTGCTGTTTGTAGAAGACGACCAAATTGTGGCCATGCAAGGCCACCACTCGGTGCGTATTCCTTTGTCGGAAATTCCGGTCACACGCAGTGGCGCGATTGGCTTTCAAATTGAAAACGCCATGGCTTCCATCGGTGCGGCATGGGCGGTGGGTGTGCCTTGGCAAACCATCTGCAAAGGCTTGGCCACCTTTGTGAGCGACAGCAATGCGGTGCCCGGCCGTTTCAACGTGTTCGACTACAAAGGCGCCACAGTC
This window contains:
- the cphA gene encoding cyanophycin synthetase produces the protein MEVSRIRALRGPNLWTRHTAVEAMATCDAGEVDLSQHPDFENRLRNLFPGVGNLQPTDHKVKLSMAHALEAATLHLQIEAGCPVTFSRTTATTDHGLFQVAVEYTEEQVGIMAIKLAHELCLAALNNTSFDVDAAIHQLRELDEDIRLGPSTASIVNAAIARGIPFRRLTEGSLVQLGWGSKQRRIQAAEIDSTSAIAESIAQDKELTKKLLHAAGVPVPLGRPAISPEDAWAAAQEIGLPVVVKPRDGNQGKGISVNVTTEEGVKAAYLAARACREEVLVERFLPGSDYRLLVVGNKLVAAARREPPLVIGNGKNTVRELVDIVNADPRRGEGHATSLTKIRFDDIAIARLKEQGFEANSVPAKGARVILRNNANLSTGGTATDVTDDVHPEVALRAIAAAQMVGLDICGVDVVCESVLRPLEEQSGGVVEVNAAPGLRMHLSPSFGKGRDVGEAVMATMFPDGGDGRIPVIAVTGTNGKTTTVRLTSHLLRANGLRVGMTNTDGVYVNGRQTDSGDCSGPRSGRNVLAHPDVDAAVLETARGGMLREGLAFDRCQVAVVTNIGMGDHLGLNYISTVEDLAVLKRVIVQNVAASGTAVLNATDPIVAAMANNCPGQVTFFGLDSHHPVIATHRAQGKRVLFVEDDQIVAMQGHHSVRIPLSEIPVTRSGAIGFQIENAMASIGAAWAVGVPWQTICKGLATFVSDSNAVPGRFNVFDYKGATVIADYGHNPDAIKALVQAVTNLPAQRRSVVISGAGDRRDEDIREQTRLIGEAFDDVVLYQDACQRGRVDGEVLKLLRQGLDGAKRTTHIDEIHGEFLAIDRAMERLQKGDLCLILIDQVDEALAHITQRVNSAALAG